Below is a window of Carassius auratus strain Wakin unplaced genomic scaffold, ASM336829v1 scaf_tig00026096, whole genome shotgun sequence DNA.
GCGATTTCTATCTATCTGCTAGAGGTAGCACAGACTAATCGACTAGTCAACTTCAATGCTCTGCTATGATGCTTTAAGCTTGATGTTGACTAGTTGCTGGTCCTATAGAGGGCTCAACaggataataaatatttgaaggaCTTGCACATTTATGCTCCGTTTCCTAACAGTAGATGATAAATGTATACTCCGAAAGCTCCACAAGTcatgtgtgatttttatttattttttattattattactggatGCTCAAAATTAAATGGGAGAATGCACATTCTAAACAGCTTATTGTACAGGTAAGTTAATCACCGTTCTAATCGAATGCGCTGCTGCActgtaatgcacacacacatagactacAGACAGTAGCTCATGCGCAGATCACGCGTGGACAGAATCATTCAGCGAGGAAATGTAGTCAAcactgttctgtgatttctcaataaaatagcaTCGAAACTGAAAAGTTCAAGCGTATTTTTCTTAACTAAATCCCACAGCGTCACTACTTCTACATTAATATTCTGAATAACAGATTcattgaataattaagtaaatataattactTGCCTATAATTACCTTTGCAAATaaatctcattgctctctgctgtctttacTGACAACATCTTTACCTTTGTTTGCCACCATAGCTTCTCTAAGGGTAGGGGTGAGTGGGGGACTGCACCGCTAGATGGCACTAAaatttacacactgcacctttaaaaaTGCGCTTTCCATATTTTTAAATCCGAGCTTGGTTTTTTCCCGCATGCTTCATTGCACAGAATATGCGCTGTGAGACACGTGTGCATTGCCTGACAGTGCTTCCTTTTGCTGTTATCTTAGTCTTTTAGAAATGCTTTCATTTCTAAACTCATGTACTGACAGACTTTCATGTGTGCCTTCAGTTTGTTTGTCCTGAAGCTCGCAGCtgcttttatgatttttatgatacgaaattgatgtaaacacaatcaGTTTTCAGAACAGGACAAAACATCTGATAAGTGGAAATGGATCTGTGCATTAGTGTGAATGCAGTCTGTTATAGCTTCCAGGGTCTATGATCTCATCAGTAATAATCAAATGGCAATAATgctgagaaaaaagaaaaccccATAACTATGACTTTCGATACTTAAAGCACTCCCGAATACTGAATGTgcattttgtttaacttgtaattGCCCTCCacatatagtataaatataaaccttcattttgaatgtgatttattTGCAATTAATCCTTTTGCAGCCCTAAAAAGATTTGTTTTGCTGTCTATAGATAAGAATTTTTCATCCGTGATGTTAGGGTGGTTTGAAATCATAATGTTTGTTGGATTGTAACAATTGTCTTCTGAAGAACAGGACAGTGATTGAAAGTAAGGAAGATTGGATAGATTGTTGTGTGCAGACTGTTTTTGTAGAGGCTGGGGCTGAATGATTAGATTGGTTTAGCAGACCATGTGATCAGACATGCGGAAACGGGGTGTGGGAGGGGGCACTGCAGAGGCGAAAGGATGACAGAGGAGAACAGTCGGCAGATTTTCtcattttgaaagaaatgcaGGGATGGAGAACGGGCAGGATATCCTTACACTTGTCGACGGGGGAATGTTGTTGATGAGACGCAGAGGCAGGAAAAGGAAAAACCAGCAGAGGGATgaagatgtgacactgaaggtgCGAGGTGTGTAGTGTCTTATTGCCCTCCACAAGGGCTTCCTCTTAGCGCACTGCAGTCTAGGGCCTCCCTGAGAGAGATGGTTGTCAAATGCTAGGGAATAACGAGTGCATGGAAGGTTTTCATTCTGCCATCAGTTgtattgtccttttttttttttttttttttttttttttttttttttttataaatactccATCCTAATTCATCCCCCTCCTGTGTTCGCATACTGTGCTACATTATTGGTGTCAAATTTCCAACTCTTTCACCTTTTGTGAAAGAGTTGGAAAGATGCAATGATGCCGTATCAGATGCAGGGATTGCGCACAGGCCCAgaggaggtaaaaaaaaaaaactgcagcgTTGTTAGCTAGGGATGGGCACAAGCCCCTAAATACTTAGCTATGTAAATGCTGATTAAGTTCATAATAAATGTATCTTCAAAAATATCTCTTTTTAATATTGTGTTTACAGTTGCGTTTTGGGTGCTTCTTTGTTGTCTGATTGGTTAAGAATAGGAACATGGTGTACATGGTGACTGAGTTTGTGACCGCAATCGCTTTAGATCGACGCACACACAAAGGCATGTTCTTGCATTCAGAAACAACTGGGCAAAACACAGTTAATGTATTGGAACAGAACACAGGTcctgaaacacattttaaactagTGCAATTCTAAGTTGTTGAATAAAGAGTTATGAGACCAATATTCGTTTGGTGTGTTTGGGCTATTGTCTGGTAATGTGAAGGTTTTTGTGTGCATGCTCATAGAGGTGTGCACAGTTTGATCAGTTATCTTTTTAATGGGTTTGTTGTAAATTCTCTATGATACTGCACAGTCATACccaattcatttcttttttttctttttttttttggctctgtCATTGAGAGGGTGAAACAGCAGTGCTTTAAGGAAGCATGTGATTGGCTGTTCCACGTCTCCATGGAGACATTGGGGGCAGAGGCAAGGGCGAGCAGAGGAGGGtctttttgttgtgtgtgtgtgtgtgtgtgttactgaccTGCTCTCAGTGAGCTGCATCTCAGAATCATTAACATTGCAAACAAGATTGGTAAGCATAggaatgaattaattttttttttttggtagcagAAATTCTGTCCATACAGTTAATTGGGCTGGACCAGAATATTTGAACATTCGTTCGGTGTGTTGGGATTGGATTTTAAAATGAGATTCAaatattcttttctttcttttttttcgaaCACCTGGCATCCCCCGCAAAACTGTTCCCATTTGCTCTTGAATATGAATTGCACATGAGTGAACGTCATGATCCAGTtcatctggaagagaagacaaagaTGACAAAGAAGACCTCAGCtgtgtgggagcactttaaattgagtgaggacaagacaaaggcagtgtgCCAAATATGCGATTTGAAGCTGGCCTACACAACAGCACAAGTAGTAGGCTACTCCTAAAGTATATTGTTggtgtaaaaaatttaatttgaaaggcTGCTTTTATTCGCCTTAttatcagtaattttacacatgaGAAACTTGCACTTCATTTGGAAAATACTTGTGAATATGGCagtcataaaagaaaatgtactgtAGCCCAGCTTAAAGCGTTAGGTTTAAAGGAAAATGGCCCTTTTAGTGAccaaagtgatgtgacattcagccaagtatggtgacccatactcaaaattcatactcaaagtgcacacacacagagcagtgaacacacacacacacacactgtgaacacacaccccgagcagtgggcagccatttatgctgcggcacccggggagcagctgggggttcggtgcttaagggcacttaagtcgtggtattgctagCCTgagtttcgaacccacaaccctagggttaggagtcacacactctaaccactaggccacgactgtttggtgaaagtgaagtgacattcagccaagtatggtgacccctactcagaatttgtgctctgcatttaacccatccgaaatgcacacacacagagcagtgaacacacacacacacacacactgtgagcacacatccggagcagtgggcagccatttatgctgcggctgtcggggagcagttgggggttcggtgccttgctcaagggcacctaagtcgtggtattgaagatggagagagaactgtacatgcactccccccacccacaattccgtccggcccgagactagaacccacaacccttcgattgggagtccaaccctctaaccattaggccacgacttcccttttgcttgtaataaagatttaggtgcaaaagaaaagaaagtagaGCTGACTTTtgtctttgttgtttttgttgtttggttGTCTTTGGTAAGTTTTAATTTAGAATGTTTGAGATTTATGTAAGAAAAGTAggttaaatgttttgctttagctTTAAACGATTGAACAGTTGTATTACTGTATTGTGTAAAAAAGAATCACAATGTTGAAAAAGCATTTTAAGTTACaatgtttgaattaaaaaaaaagataaatgttgtTTGTGGTAAACGGCCACAGATCAGTAGCAGACTCCTGTGTAAAAGTACAGGCTGTGCTGCTCCTGTACCATACATGGACTACATACTCACTACAAACAAGAGTGGGACCCTCCTACATACTCACTGCAAACAAGAGTGGGACCCTCACATGCAGCTCACAAAATCAGGCTTGTGCTGTGTAAGCTATTGTGCAACAATTACAcggttgtgtaaaaaaaaaaaaattccagtgcatgatcaaacatttagctctgataaatatgtattttagaaaaaaatcacaataggACTACATCTTAACTATTagctattaaaggggtcatatgacgttgctaaaaatatcattttgtgtatttgttttaatgCAATGAGTTTATGTagtttaagctaaaaaaaaaaaaacacgttattatttaatgttattatttaatgtacatttattgtttctcctctatgccctgcttttctgaaatgcgtagatttttttttaaataaagctcatcgttctgaaaagtgaggtgtgctctgattggccagctatccagtgcattgtgattggctgaattcctcaagcgtgtgacggaaatgttacgccccatACGGTGATGCCGTGTGTCCCGgcgcgacaagacaaaaacaaaaaaacatgcaccaAGAGCTCGTCACACTTCAAAAAGAAAGGAAACagaacagtactgtatgtgttgcAGAAGTCATCATTAATCATCTATACTGCAGTGGCATTTTTGAAAGTATCACTTCTtgtcattatataaaatataacatttctcaTATACATTTGTCTTATCATACCATCATCATTACCAGCAACTCCTCTGTGTTTTGAtgttaaactgaaaaaagaatATCACCATTAGTAGTTTTCTGCTGGAACCCTATGAGCAGTTCTTCTCCAAGGCTCTTAACAGTGAATCCTTGTACATTAGCTGGATTTGGATGTCTTATTAATAGTTGGTATGTGTGGGCTAGTGATCATGATGGGGgagtttttactgtatgtgtgaGAGTGTAGGTGTATGTTCAAATAACCCAACAAGTTGAAGCTGTGGTAGTTATACAAACATTTGTTCAGCATTAAGGAGACGATGAGGAGTGTATGCAGAAAAATAGTCTTGCTTTGGCATCTGTTTTTCATGGTCTCATTCTCTCACCCTCTCATCCTACAGCGGTCTGGCACACGGCGGCGTTACCAAGACGATGGCATTTCCGACGACGAAATCGATGGAAAGAGGACTTTCGATCTGGAGGAGAAGCTTCACAACAGCCGCTTCAACTCGGACAGAATCAAACGCATGGAGGGCAAAGGTGAGAGAGATGCAGCTCATTATGGAACTCCTCAATGATCTTAATGTAGAGTGTCATTTTAACACTACTTGTTTTTTTTAGACCTCACATATGAGTACATTCAGAGATGTGGACTCCGGGACCCCATCATTTTTGAGAGACCTGATGGACTTGGCATGAAGTAAGAGAttgtccttttttatatatatatatatatatatatatatataatttttttttctttacacatttcagaatgtttagaaagtttaacatttaaatttaatctaatattgaaatatttcctttttAGAATGCCAGATCCAGACTTCAGTGTAAATGATGTGAAGTTGTTTGTAGGTAAGTGTTTTTTGCTGTCGGATATTATGATGAATTTCATGTTGACTAGCATCAGTGGTGCTTCAGTATGTCGTCTTTCTGTTTACAGGAAGTCGGCGTATGATTGACGTGATGGATGTGGCTACTCAGAAGGGGACGGAGATGTCAATGGCGCAATGGAGACGCTACTATGAGACTCCTCCCTCTCAGAGAGAGAAACTTTATAATGTTATCAGCCTTGAATTTAGCCACACTAAACTAGAGAGCCTTGTCAAAAGACCTGCCACGGTAGGTACCTtaatgcttaaagggatagttcacccagaaattaaagacctttaagaccttcattcatattCGGAACacgatttaagatatttttgatgaaatctgacagctttctgaccctgcatagacagaaaTACAATTGATACAATAAAGGCCCAGAAAGGTTGTCAAATAATCCATGTGAAATCGATGGTTCAACttcaattttatgaagctacgagattACTTCTGTGTCAGTCAATgtaggtcttacaggtttggaacaacatgaggggagtaattaatgacagaactttcatttttgatcaaactatccctttaaaacacaccaaaaaaatacttctatttagatCACTCTGTGATTGAATTTTTTTCCATGTCATTACAGGTGGACATGATTGACTGGGTGGACAACATGTGGCCACGACActtaaaagaaagacaaagagattCTACAAACACTATCACGGAGATGCAATACCCCAAAGTGCAGAAGTGAGCATATATTAGATCCTTAAATATAGTTTGCATTAATGAAAGCTTGGTCTTATTTTACATCTTGAAGGCTGTAAAACAAAGGATTTGTTCAACGGGAAGTAAGTCTGCTGCTTTATGTTCATGTCCCATTTCTCACACAGCCCTCTTTGTTCATTCTTGTTATTCAACAAAACTGTAATTTTCTCCTATTTTATATTGGCCTGTTCTGTTTCCAGGTACTGCCTAATGAGTGTGCAGGGCTGTTACACAGATTTCCACATAGACTTTGGAGGCACATCTGTGTGGTACCACATACTGTGGGGCTGCAAGGTCAGAGAACACTGTAtagatacactactgttcaaaagtttagagtgTCTTAAGCTTACCAAGgctgtttattttataaaataaatacagtaatattgtgaaatatattacgatgtaaaatactgttttctatttgggtATGTTTAGAATGTCATTTCTTGATGGCAAGGCTGAATTTACAGCACCCAAGACTTGGAAGTATTTGACACCTTTGATCAATGTGTTGATAATTTCTTAAAATTCTTTGAACACCAGTCCTTTGAGCAGTAGTATACATAATAAAATCATGCTTACTCGTATTTAGCATAGACATGAACTCACTGATAATGCCATGTGTCTTTAGTATAACTAGTTTGCTGTCAAAACACCCAGAAAGGGTTTTTGGCTTAGGTGTGCCTGATTTGGATGTGTCTGCTACAGGTGTTTTGGTTAATCCCACCCACGCCACAAAACCTGGAGCTTTATGAGAACTGGGTCTTGTCAGGGAAACAAGGCGACATCTTCCTTGGTGACAAGGCCACTGATTGCCAGAGGATTGAGCTCAAGCAGGGTTACACATTCATTATTCCATCAGGTGAGCACATGCAGGCACATTTGTATACATAAATACTTGACTGTTatattgtgcatatttatttagtaTGGCTTAGATTACCATGCGTTTTCAATGGTTTTAGTTTTGAATAAGTTTGAACTTTCTTAAATGGCTTGTTTCAAATGATCcttattaaaaccttttttaattattactttattttttttatttttatattaggttGGATCCATGCAGTGTATACTCCAGTAGACACACTTGTGTTTGGTGGGAACTTTCTACATAGTTTCAACATCCACATGCAACTGCACATCTCCAGCATTGAGGACAGGACACGGGTAAGTCCAGCATTTTCTGCAACCACCATTTTCTTGTATAACGTAACTAGAGCCTGACCAATATATCGTTTGCCAAGAATAATTGTCTGATATgagtagagctgaaacaacgaatcgatttaatcgattaaacatcgattattaaaatagttgtcaactaatttagtaaatcgattcgtcgctaaataaatttgtatttgccataagcggctcatttcgtgcatatttcaaatctgcggtgaccaaagtgtggcagtaatgagccaccggaggttttactcagccagtacagcaggtgaagtagcgaatagccaatagctggcctcgttttatgtcacgtgcttcccgaacagcgtctctgcagcattcagcgggaagtgggagtactttactttgagcctttaaaatgaagagtaacctgtaaactctgcactactgaactgtttaaggggccgttcacatatcgtgtcttttgcgtgctcaagttcgttatttcctatgtaggcgcgcagtatgcactctcataatggaagcgaggCATTCGcaacacgcacgcggtgcgatgcgcccgtttttccagacgcgtccacaccgcatccatttatcctttgctgaaatttccgggtcttcatggagagggcacgtcatggagagagcacgtcatggttgctttaGCAAAGCAGACGCCTCagggggcgcttctgcccgagcgctttggaaagaaggagaaagcggcgcgactagctgttttccacgcgtttttaggtgcgatatgtgaacggcc
It encodes the following:
- the LOC113078599 gene encoding lysine-specific demethylase 2A-like, whose product is MDDLKPRYSKRLRSGTRRRYQDDGISDDEIDGKRTFDLEEKLHNSRFNSDRIKRMEGKDLTYEYIQRCGLRDPIIFERPDGLGMKMPDPDFSVNDVKLFVGSRRMIDVMDVATQKGTEMSMAQWRRYYETPPSQREKLYNVISLEFSHTKLESLVKRPATVDMIDWVDNMWPRHLKERQRDSTNTITEMQYPKVQKYCLMSVQGCYTDFHIDFGGTSVWYHILWGCKVFWLIPPTPQNLELYENWVLSGKQGDIFLGDKATDCQRIELKQGYTFIIPSGWIHAVYTPVDTLVFGGNFLHSFNIHMQLHISSIEDRTRVSPAFSATTIFLYN